The Fimbriimonadales bacterium genome has a window encoding:
- a CDS encoding acetyl-CoA C-acetyltransferase: protein MKSTVILSGARTPIGSFMGSLSSLSAPKLGAIAIKGALERAKVRPEQVDEVLMGCVLQGGIGQAPARQAAIFAGIPESVPCTTVNKVCGSGMKTVMMAAQAIAYGDAEIIVAGGMESMSQTPYALHKARTGYRMGHGELTDLMIYDGLWDPYKDIHMGNAGELCARECGIPRSRQDEYAAESYRRALAAQAECRLQEEIVPVQVPQRKGDPIIVDTDEEPGRGNIEKLPTLPAAFEKEGTVTAGNASSINDAAAALVVCSEEKANELGLKPMARYIAHAQHAQAPEWFTTAPAFAIQKLLEKTGKKISDIDLFEVNEAFSVVALAVADKVGIPHDKMNVNGGAVALGHPIGMTGTRLILTLMYELKRRGGGIGIATPCIGGGEATAVMIEVQKS from the coding sequence ATGAAGTCAACCGTAATTCTTTCCGGCGCACGAACCCCGATAGGCTCTTTCATGGGCTCTCTCTCCTCTTTATCCGCCCCGAAGTTAGGTGCGATAGCAATCAAAGGCGCCCTCGAGCGTGCGAAAGTACGACCCGAACAAGTGGACGAAGTCCTTATGGGCTGTGTTCTGCAGGGCGGTATCGGTCAAGCCCCCGCACGGCAAGCAGCAATCTTCGCTGGCATCCCTGAAAGTGTTCCCTGCACTACGGTCAACAAAGTTTGCGGCAGTGGGATGAAAACCGTGATGATGGCAGCACAGGCTATCGCTTATGGAGATGCAGAGATCATCGTTGCAGGAGGAATGGAGAGTATGAGTCAGACACCCTATGCTCTTCATAAAGCGAGAACCGGATATCGCATGGGTCATGGCGAATTGACCGACTTGATGATTTACGACGGTCTTTGGGATCCTTATAAGGACATTCACATGGGAAACGCAGGTGAGTTGTGTGCACGAGAATGCGGGATTCCAAGATCACGACAAGACGAATATGCCGCAGAAAGTTATCGTCGTGCGCTCGCTGCACAAGCGGAATGCAGATTACAAGAAGAAATCGTTCCCGTGCAAGTTCCTCAGCGTAAAGGAGACCCGATTATCGTAGATACCGATGAGGAACCGGGACGAGGAAACATCGAAAAACTCCCCACATTACCTGCCGCATTCGAAAAAGAAGGCACGGTTACTGCTGGCAACGCGAGTAGCATCAACGATGCCGCTGCTGCATTGGTTGTCTGCTCAGAAGAAAAGGCTAATGAATTGGGCTTGAAACCAATGGCGCGCTACATCGCACATGCTCAGCATGCGCAAGCCCCTGAATGGTTCACTACTGCACCGGCTTTCGCAATACAAAAACTTTTAGAAAAAACAGGCAAAAAGATTTCTGATATAGATTTATTCGAGGTAAACGAGGCATTCAGTGTCGTAGCGTTGGCAGTCGCCGATAAGGTCGGAATTCCTCACGATAAAATGAACGTGAACGGAGGAGCCGTCGCATTAGGACATCCGATTGGAATGACAGGCACTCGCCTGATTTTGACACTCATGTACGAATTGAAACGACGCGGAGGCGGCATCGGCATCGCAACACCTTGCATCGGTGGTGGCGAGGCAACCGCTGTAATGATCGAAGTCCAAAAATCATAG
- a CDS encoding zinc-dependent alcohol dehydrogenase family protein yields the protein MRAMVLPRFGGSELFELREVEKPKPSYGEVLVKVIASAVNPVDAKIRAGGTWAKIEPPAILGYDAAGIVEEVGPGVKDFQAGDEVYYTPEIFGNPHGTYAEFNVVPVAIVAKKPKNLSFEEASAIPLAGGSAWEAIVRRLQVRIGETVLIHGGAGGVGSFAVQFAKVAGARVLATASAHNLTFLKELGADVAIDYNSEDVTEIALKETDGVGVDAAFDIEGPDLVSRCLRAVRPFGRIAAILPPQGDLTRLYMKNITLYGVFLTRERKRLDEMRPLFERKLVRPIIDVVLPLEEVKKAHDRMDTRHGRGKIVLKIAQ from the coding sequence ATGAGAGCAATGGTTTTGCCTCGTTTCGGCGGTTCGGAGCTTTTCGAACTCCGTGAGGTCGAAAAGCCCAAACCGAGTTATGGCGAAGTGCTCGTAAAGGTGATTGCATCGGCGGTCAACCCCGTGGATGCGAAAATACGAGCGGGAGGTACTTGGGCAAAAATCGAACCTCCCGCCATCCTCGGATACGATGCCGCGGGAATTGTCGAAGAAGTCGGACCAGGAGTAAAAGATTTTCAGGCAGGTGACGAGGTGTATTACACTCCCGAAATCTTCGGGAACCCTCATGGCACGTATGCAGAGTTCAATGTAGTTCCTGTTGCAATCGTCGCGAAAAAACCCAAAAATCTATCTTTCGAAGAAGCCTCAGCAATTCCCTTGGCGGGAGGCTCTGCGTGGGAAGCGATCGTGAGGCGCTTGCAAGTGCGCATCGGTGAAACGGTTCTTATCCACGGGGGGGCTGGAGGCGTAGGCTCCTTCGCAGTTCAGTTCGCGAAAGTTGCAGGCGCACGTGTACTCGCTACGGCGAGCGCTCACAACTTGACGTTTTTAAAGGAATTAGGAGCAGACGTCGCAATAGATTACAACTCCGAAGACGTGACCGAAATCGCTCTCAAAGAAACGGATGGCGTTGGTGTTGACGCTGCTTTCGATATAGAAGGTCCGGATTTAGTTTCTCGTTGTTTGAGGGCTGTGCGCCCCTTCGGACGAATCGCAGCCATCCTCCCGCCACAGGGAGACTTAACGAGACTTTACATGAAAAACATTACACTTTATGGAGTTTTTCTAACGCGCGAACGAAAACGCCTCGACGAAATGCGTCCGCTTTTCGAACGTAAGCTCGTTCGACCCATTATAGATGTAGTTCTCCCCTTGGAAGAAGTAAAGAAAGCGCACGATAGAATGGACACTCGCCACGGTCGTGGAAAAATCGTTCTCAAGATTGCGCAATGA
- a CDS encoding DUF1579 family protein translates to MRKVTISTCCFLFVVSIATAQTETEKMMEMGKPGKYHKILDSLAGDWDVVVKYKMEGKEQEGKATLQSKWILDGRFLQQEYKSNFMGSPFTVIQILGYDNQNNEPFVFHINSMETGALHTKGKISEDGKVITTSGEFIDSTGKKSKLKMVFTIKSKDKFTLEWFQMQEGKPEERIVILEHTKKASP, encoded by the coding sequence ATGCGGAAAGTTACGATAAGTACTTGTTGCTTTCTTTTTGTAGTTTCGATTGCCACAGCACAAACCGAGACCGAAAAGATGATGGAGATGGGAAAGCCCGGGAAATACCATAAAATCCTCGACTCGTTGGCTGGTGATTGGGATGTAGTAGTCAAATACAAAATGGAAGGAAAAGAACAAGAAGGGAAAGCTACCCTTCAATCGAAATGGATTTTAGATGGCAGATTTCTTCAGCAAGAATACAAAAGCAATTTTATGGGCTCGCCTTTTACGGTAATCCAAATTCTTGGGTACGACAACCAAAATAACGAGCCTTTCGTGTTCCATATCAATAGCATGGAAACTGGCGCGCTTCATACCAAAGGAAAGATTTCAGAGGATGGCAAGGTGATTACCACTTCCGGTGAATTCATCGATTCGACTGGCAAAAAGTCGAAACTGAAAATGGTTTTCACGATAAAAAGCAAGGATAAATTCACATTGGAATGGTTTCAGATGCAAGAGGGAAAGCCAGAAGAACGTATAGTAATTTTGGAGCACACGAAAAAAGCCTCACCTTGA
- a CDS encoding S8 family serine peptidase: MKKIFLFLCLFLFQTAFSANFLICRLAPGADAKQIAVDYGLTLIDTTDPAPFVYYQVPDGVDPDLIQQDMLDDPRIIWAEEDQTVIMPEHIGAGKGTTIGVVGDSKTFYEENKNVLQQIEYVPPSFLSSYNRRVRVAILDTGISPYQPILLFRVVAKLNVVEPNEQPWDLPKNTDSDGDGEKDEGVGHGTMVAGIVAMLSPTTQLVVVRVADSDGYSTAWRIIKGLAFAVINGAEVANVSLGSEQQVKALSDVLDWTDENGLVICAPVGNGNHEGADFPARYSESICVTGVDPYDIKASFSNWDGTAESAAPATGIVSFWWDGTMGIWSGTSFGSPFVVGALAAGLSHIKPVLIPDVIRDIVNESGDNIDGLNPNYEQKLGTRLNMRSLMLALKSAGG; the protein is encoded by the coding sequence ATGAAAAAAATCTTTTTATTCCTTTGTTTATTTCTTTTCCAAACTGCCTTTTCTGCTAACTTCCTGATTTGTCGTCTTGCGCCTGGCGCGGATGCGAAACAAATTGCGGTAGATTACGGGTTGACTCTTATTGATACGACCGATCCCGCTCCCTTCGTTTATTATCAAGTCCCCGATGGAGTGGACCCCGATTTAATTCAACAAGATATGCTGGACGACCCGCGAATTATCTGGGCAGAGGAAGATCAAACCGTAATCATGCCCGAGCATATCGGAGCAGGAAAAGGAACGACGATAGGAGTAGTCGGCGATTCGAAAACATTCTACGAAGAAAATAAAAATGTTTTGCAACAGATCGAATATGTCCCCCCCTCTTTTCTTTCGAGTTACAATCGTCGCGTGCGCGTGGCGATATTAGATACGGGTATCTCTCCTTATCAGCCCATTTTGCTCTTTAGAGTCGTAGCGAAATTAAATGTAGTAGAACCGAATGAACAACCTTGGGACCTACCGAAAAACACGGATTCCGACGGTGATGGAGAAAAAGACGAAGGTGTAGGACATGGAACGATGGTGGCAGGAATCGTCGCGATGTTATCCCCTACGACGCAATTGGTCGTCGTTCGCGTCGCGGATAGTGACGGATACTCGACCGCGTGGAGAATCATCAAAGGTTTAGCCTTTGCGGTAATCAACGGCGCAGAAGTGGCAAACGTAAGCCTCGGCTCGGAACAACAAGTCAAGGCATTGAGCGATGTTTTAGATTGGACGGACGAAAATGGTCTCGTCATTTGTGCACCAGTAGGAAATGGCAATCACGAGGGAGCGGATTTTCCGGCTCGCTATAGTGAAAGCATTTGCGTGACCGGTGTAGACCCATACGATATCAAAGCCTCTTTCAGCAACTGGGATGGAACTGCGGAATCCGCAGCGCCAGCGACCGGAATCGTGAGTTTTTGGTGGGATGGGACGATGGGGATTTGGTCTGGGACCTCTTTCGGCTCTCCTTTCGTTGTAGGTGCTTTGGCTGCAGGACTCTCCCACATAAAGCCCGTGCTGATTCCCGACGTGATTCGCGACATCGTCAACGAATCGGGGGATAACATTGACGGCTTGAATCCTAATTACGAACAAAAACTCGGAACTCGATTGAACATGAGGAGTTTGATGCTTGCGCTAAAAAGCGCTGGTGGTTAA
- the tkt gene encoding transketolase, giving the protein MGTSSSPDIAQLTINTIRGLSMDAVEAAKCGHPGMPMGAAAIGYVLFARHLRYDPEAPHWFDRDRFILSAGHGSMLLYSLLYLTGYDLSLEDIKNFRQWGSKTPGHPEHGLTPGVEATTGPLGQGFGMAVGMAIAEEKLRNEFPGTVNHRTYVLCSDGDMMEGVSHEAASIAGHLALGHLIALYDSNRVSIDGSTDLAFTENVAARFQAYGWHVQTCNGMDVNEVDACLVKAKEERKKPSLIICHTTIGFGSPSFAGTARTHGAALGAEEVKKAKEILGIPQEPPFYVPEEVLAHMREIGKKHRKERIESENKLQKYPDLIRRLECRLPECWEKDLPIFGEPNSGIALATRAASGKILNSICTKMPELLGGSADLSESTQTILQEYPDFQVDKREGRNIHYGVREHAMGCIINGINLHGAYRAFGGTFLIFSDYMRPTIRLAALMKLGSIFVFTHDSIGLGEDGPTHQPIEHLASLRAIPNMRVFRPADANETKCAWKVALNSLDAPTAIILTRQKVSLCTPDTDDAMRGAYILKEPESPPEAILIGTGSEVEICLKAEALLREQGFPVRVVSMPSWDLFAKQEKEYRDTVLPPHIKNRVSVEAGATLGWERWVGDKGVVVGLDRFGASAPYERLYKEFGLTPERIAEIVKDNAKRVESSLD; this is encoded by the coding sequence ATGGGAACATCTTCTTCCCCGGATATAGCGCAACTCACCATCAACACGATTCGTGGTCTCAGCATGGATGCTGTGGAAGCGGCGAAGTGTGGACACCCAGGGATGCCAATGGGTGCAGCAGCGATAGGCTACGTTTTGTTTGCGCGACACTTACGCTACGATCCCGAAGCGCCACATTGGTTCGATAGAGACCGTTTCATTCTGAGCGCAGGGCACGGGTCAATGCTCCTTTACAGCCTTTTATATCTAACAGGCTACGATTTATCTCTCGAAGATATTAAAAACTTTCGGCAATGGGGAAGCAAAACACCCGGGCATCCTGAACATGGTTTGACTCCCGGCGTGGAGGCAACAACCGGTCCATTAGGTCAAGGCTTCGGAATGGCAGTTGGGATGGCAATTGCGGAAGAAAAACTTCGCAACGAATTTCCCGGAACCGTAAATCATCGCACCTATGTTCTTTGCAGCGATGGAGACATGATGGAGGGGGTAAGCCACGAGGCTGCATCTATTGCAGGTCATCTCGCGTTAGGTCACTTGATTGCGTTATACGATTCCAATCGGGTGAGTATTGACGGTAGCACCGATTTGGCATTTACAGAAAATGTCGCAGCGCGTTTTCAAGCCTATGGTTGGCATGTCCAAACATGCAACGGAATGGATGTGAACGAAGTGGACGCTTGTTTGGTGAAAGCGAAAGAGGAGAGAAAAAAACCGAGTTTGATTATTTGTCACACGACAATCGGTTTCGGCAGCCCGAGTTTCGCGGGGACAGCGAGAACGCATGGAGCGGCTTTAGGGGCGGAGGAAGTGAAAAAAGCAAAAGAGATTCTCGGTATTCCACAAGAGCCACCATTTTACGTGCCGGAAGAAGTACTCGCACACATGCGAGAAATCGGGAAAAAACATCGAAAAGAACGAATCGAATCGGAAAATAAATTACAAAAATATCCTGATTTAATTAGGAGACTCGAGTGTCGTTTACCGGAATGTTGGGAAAAAGATCTGCCTATATTCGGAGAGCCGAATAGCGGAATTGCGTTAGCGACACGCGCTGCGAGCGGGAAGATATTGAATAGTATCTGCACGAAAATGCCAGAACTTCTCGGAGGGAGCGCGGACTTATCGGAATCTACCCAAACGATTCTGCAGGAATATCCCGATTTTCAAGTGGATAAACGAGAAGGACGCAACATTCATTACGGAGTGAGAGAACATGCGATGGGTTGCATTATCAACGGGATTAATCTCCACGGTGCATATCGCGCATTCGGAGGAACGTTTTTGATTTTTAGCGACTATATGCGTCCGACGATTCGTTTGGCTGCGTTGATGAAATTAGGTTCTATTTTCGTTTTTACACATGACTCGATAGGGTTAGGTGAAGACGGACCGACTCATCAACCTATCGAACATCTCGCATCCTTGCGAGCGATACCGAATATGAGGGTTTTCCGACCTGCGGATGCGAACGAAACGAAATGCGCCTGGAAAGTTGCATTGAACTCGTTGGACGCCCCGACTGCGATTATTCTCACCCGCCAAAAGGTCTCGTTATGCACGCCGGATACGGATGACGCGATGCGCGGTGCATACATTCTAAAAGAACCTGAATCCCCCCCCGAAGCCATTCTCATCGGCACGGGTTCTGAAGTCGAGATTTGTTTGAAAGCGGAGGCGCTCCTTCGGGAACAGGGGTTTCCTGTGAGGGTCGTGAGTATGCCCAGTTGGGATTTATTCGCAAAACAAGAAAAAGAATACAGAGATACCGTCTTGCCCCCCCATATTAAAAACCGCGTGAGCGTAGAGGCAGGAGCGACATTAGGCTGGGAGCGCTGGGTAGGAGATAAAGGAGTCGTCGTAGGTTTAGACCGTTTCGGAGCCAGCGCACCTTACGAAAGGCTTTACAAAGAGTTCGGGCTAACCCCGGAAAGAATCGCTGAAATCGTAAAGGACAACGCGAAAAGAGTAGAATCTTCCTTAGATTGA
- a CDS encoding sigma-70 family RNA polymerase sigma factor, whose protein sequence is MKDRFSDVGILLERAKRGDNKAWNKLVEHFQNLVYSIPARMGLQTEDCNDVFQTTFVALYQNMQNINEPKALSRWLAVTASREALRVRRLGSKHQGEVPEEITLEDLLVLEERSAEEMAIEALESDKIWAAVRSLPDRCKRLLEVLFSRENLSYEEISRMTGMPVGAIGPTRARCLEQLRKILQKEGFFEQEVVSQATGGGS, encoded by the coding sequence TTGAAGGATCGCTTCTCCGACGTAGGGATTCTCTTAGAACGTGCCAAGCGTGGAGACAACAAGGCTTGGAACAAATTAGTCGAACATTTCCAGAATCTCGTGTACTCCATCCCTGCCCGAATGGGGTTGCAAACGGAAGATTGCAACGATGTTTTCCAAACGACGTTTGTCGCTTTATATCAAAACATGCAAAACATCAACGAACCGAAGGCTTTATCGAGGTGGTTAGCCGTGACCGCATCCCGTGAAGCCTTGCGAGTGAGACGATTGGGTTCGAAGCATCAAGGAGAAGTCCCTGAGGAAATTACCCTCGAAGATTTACTGGTGTTGGAAGAGCGCTCCGCCGAAGAAATGGCAATTGAAGCACTCGAAAGCGATAAGATATGGGCAGCAGTTCGATCGCTTCCAGACCGTTGTAAAAGACTTTTAGAGGTTCTTTTTTCGCGTGAAAATCTTTCTTACGAAGAAATCTCACGAATGACGGGGATGCCTGTTGGCGCTATCGGACCGACTCGAGCCCGCTGCTTAGAACAATTACGAAAAATTCTCCAAAAAGAGGGGTTTTTCGAGCAGGAAGTTGTATCACAGGCAACGGGGGGAGGCTCATAA
- a CDS encoding CHAT domain-containing tetratricopeptide repeat protein: MNAREVVEELEKITTRREAKKLFSKCGTKMKELGKVFFETAAKLAGSNPRRAYQFTRYWDVVLPYSEDPMYVFRAKGLGERCIGRWMESVESFRSASQLAKNRIESLSVLAGAVDSLARMGKTSEAISLGKRLIKELTRYGEKALAARIMVNVGNAYLWRDEYEAARKVLNEAASILECSGLSREAAAAKLGASTAELYGGDLEKCRQLAYEAQQIFQELGDRYHVFLCSVNIAQADMLSGRLDDALDKLLRLRDTFEELSDVDAVRIEESIGDAYYRLNLFTEALSCYRNALSRKKAHGIELNVANCYLGLGSCYAALGETANAIRYLKRAEKAYEKLNNRVWAGACISALTEVYISKNDLQNALTEGERAIKTLSKSGSDWHLANTLLIFAYTKFLKGFEADKEISRANELIMRRGYRSLLWRVYYLKALISESKQRLKYFQEMFRVLLDERMLMTSLYSRAAFLRDKQEALCRYLDELLSRARPETIRDARNVISATRSATLLDEILLATKAFSKEDMDRLRTLRDEWNRVLRTEIPGTAIARSTFRNREFLAMQRKWTESLRNVQRVLGGLAVMGESKGLIYVDTGKDIYILRNERAQKIPSTSEKLSEFLRYLYFELLSPMTGGDSSREGVDSIARIVREKLFPEEFSTNREETICPDGILWRVPWSVLFDGRREPILSLSPQFSSEGAFLTLRKHPRVAFWAYPTKDLPYIEKELEELKRLFPDAHYFTHIEEVRKSLEVDSYDLLHVATHAHLNRENPMFSYLDFAGGKLTAAEIVKSPMRVELVTLSACETGGLSAIIRTEPDGFVRAFLAKGAASVIASLWGLDDRAASLFVVPYYRKLIEGNTILESLNNAKKSVQNEMPHPYYWAPMTLFAGYRSKSLEQEKAA, encoded by the coding sequence ATGAACGCCAGAGAAGTGGTTGAGGAACTCGAAAAGATTACGACGCGTCGGGAAGCAAAAAAACTGTTTTCGAAATGTGGCACGAAAATGAAAGAATTAGGGAAAGTTTTTTTCGAAACCGCCGCGAAACTCGCTGGCTCGAATCCTCGACGCGCATATCAATTCACGCGATATTGGGATGTCGTCTTGCCTTATTCTGAAGACCCGATGTATGTATTTCGCGCAAAGGGGTTAGGAGAAAGATGCATAGGCCGTTGGATGGAAAGCGTCGAGTCGTTTCGTTCTGCATCGCAGTTGGCAAAAAACAGAATCGAGTCTCTCAGTGTTCTTGCAGGCGCCGTAGATTCTTTGGCTCGTATGGGTAAAACCTCAGAGGCGATATCCTTGGGGAAGAGGCTTATCAAAGAACTTACTCGATACGGAGAAAAGGCACTCGCGGCTCGCATTATGGTGAATGTCGGAAATGCGTACTTATGGAGAGACGAATACGAAGCGGCGAGAAAAGTTCTAAATGAAGCAGCGAGCATTTTAGAATGTTCGGGATTGAGCAGAGAGGCAGCAGCGGCTAAATTAGGTGCTTCTACCGCAGAATTATACGGGGGGGATTTAGAAAAATGTCGGCAACTCGCATACGAAGCGCAACAAATATTTCAAGAACTCGGAGACCGATATCATGTGTTTTTGTGCTCTGTAAATATAGCCCAAGCGGATATGCTTTCAGGAAGATTAGACGATGCATTGGACAAATTGCTCCGTTTGCGCGATACATTCGAAGAACTTTCCGATGTAGACGCAGTTCGAATCGAGGAAAGCATAGGCGATGCTTATTACCGCCTGAATCTATTTACGGAGGCATTGTCTTGTTATCGAAACGCACTATCCAGAAAAAAAGCGCATGGCATCGAATTGAACGTAGCGAATTGTTATTTGGGTTTAGGCTCCTGCTATGCCGCGCTCGGTGAAACTGCGAATGCGATACGATATTTGAAACGTGCCGAGAAAGCATACGAAAAATTGAATAATCGCGTATGGGCTGGTGCATGTATCAGCGCTTTAACAGAAGTTTACATCTCGAAAAACGATTTGCAAAATGCACTTACAGAGGGGGAACGCGCGATTAAAACGCTTTCGAAGAGCGGCTCGGATTGGCATCTTGCCAACACATTGCTCATTTTCGCCTATACAAAATTTCTCAAAGGATTCGAAGCGGATAAAGAGATAAGCCGTGCGAATGAGTTGATCATGCGACGAGGATATCGTTCCCTGCTTTGGCGTGTTTACTATTTGAAGGCTTTGATTTCGGAGTCGAAACAGAGACTGAAATATTTTCAAGAGATGTTTCGTGTTTTATTGGATGAGCGCATGTTGATGACATCGCTTTATTCGCGAGCCGCCTTTTTGCGGGATAAGCAAGAAGCGTTGTGTAGGTATCTCGACGAGCTTCTTTCCCGAGCGCGCCCGGAAACGATTAGAGATGCACGAAATGTGATATCTGCAACGCGTTCGGCGACTTTGTTGGATGAAATTCTTTTAGCCACGAAGGCGTTTTCGAAAGAGGATATGGACAGGCTGCGTACTCTCCGAGACGAATGGAATCGAGTACTCAGGACTGAAATTCCAGGAACCGCGATAGCGCGAAGCACGTTTCGAAATAGAGAGTTTCTCGCAATGCAGCGGAAATGGACGGAGAGCCTTCGAAACGTCCAGCGTGTGCTTGGCGGTTTAGCCGTCATGGGTGAGAGTAAAGGGCTAATCTACGTAGATACAGGTAAGGATATCTATATTCTAAGGAATGAACGCGCGCAAAAGATTCCATCAACCTCGGAAAAACTCTCCGAATTTTTACGATATCTTTATTTCGAATTGTTGTCTCCTATGACTGGGGGGGACTCTTCTCGAGAAGGGGTCGATTCTATTGCCCGAATCGTTCGCGAGAAGTTGTTTCCGGAAGAATTTTCCACGAATAGGGAAGAGACAATTTGCCCTGACGGAATTTTATGGAGAGTCCCATGGTCGGTTTTATTCGATGGAAGAAGAGAGCCGATTTTATCTTTGAGTCCGCAATTTTCCTCTGAAGGTGCGTTCCTTACACTGAGAAAACATCCGAGGGTAGCATTTTGGGCTTACCCTACGAAAGATTTGCCTTATATCGAGAAAGAACTCGAAGAACTGAAACGACTATTCCCCGATGCCCATTACTTCACACATATCGAGGAAGTGCGCAAATCCTTAGAAGTAGATAGTTATGATTTGCTCCACGTCGCTACCCATGCGCATTTGAATCGCGAAAATCCGATGTTCTCTTATTTAGATTTTGCGGGTGGGAAGTTGACGGCTGCCGAAATCGTGAAAAGCCCGATGCGCGTAGAACTGGTAACTCTCTCGGCTTGCGAAACAGGGGGTTTGAGCGCTATAATTAGAACTGAGCCGGACGGCTTCGTCAGAGCATTTTTAGCGAAAGGCGCAGCGTCGGTGATAGCGAGTTTATGGGGTCTAGACGACCGCGCAGCGAGTTTATTCGTCGTCCCTTATTACAGGAAATTGATTGAAGGAAATACGATTTTAGAGTCCTTGAACAACGCAAAGAAATCCGTGCAAAATGAGATGCCCCATCCTTATTATTGGGCGCCGATGACTCTTTTTGCCGGTTATCGTTCTAAATCTCTCGAACAGGAGAAAGCCGCATGA